From one Deinococcus aquaedulcis genomic stretch:
- a CDS encoding metallophosphoesterase family protein, whose translation MSVAVLSDVHGNAFALDAVLADVRAATPDLTVNLGDTVWGGADPGRAWALQQEHAPPTVRGNTDELVAGRWPERDREQTAWVQAQLPAGVPEVLGALPTTAQVADGEVLLAHGHPQDPWRALLFEGAPESPRLRPGPALLAELSGGSAVRVVLVGHTHREALVAEGGVTFVNVGAVSRQFQGDPAARWALLERHQGLWNVQFRRVPYDIEGAARWAEAHAPQGAHEAAWLRQGRLPQSP comes from the coding sequence ATGAGCGTGGCGGTGCTCAGTGACGTGCACGGCAACGCCTTTGCCCTGGACGCCGTGCTGGCGGATGTGCGTGCGGCCACCCCGGACCTGACTGTCAACCTGGGTGACACGGTGTGGGGCGGCGCAGACCCGGGCCGTGCCTGGGCGCTGCAGCAGGAGCACGCGCCCCCCACCGTGCGTGGCAACACCGATGAACTGGTGGCTGGGCGCTGGCCGGAGCGCGACCGCGAACAGACGGCCTGGGTCCAGGCGCAGCTACCCGCTGGTGTTCCAGAGGTGCTGGGCGCCCTGCCCACCACGGCCCAGGTTGCAGACGGCGAGGTGCTGCTGGCCCACGGGCACCCGCAGGACCCCTGGCGCGCGCTGCTGTTTGAAGGGGCGCCCGAGTCCCCCCGCCTGCGGCCCGGCCCAGCCCTGCTGGCTGAGCTCTCCGGCGGGTCGGCCGTGCGCGTGGTGCTGGTGGGCCACACCCACCGCGAGGCGCTGGTGGCCGAAGGGGGCGTGACCTTCGTGAATGTGGGGGCCGTGTCGCGCCAGTTTCAGGGCGATCCGGCGGCCCGCTGGGCGCTGCTGGAGCGGCACCAGGGCCTGTGGAACGTGCAGTTTCGCCGCGTCCCCTACGATATTGAGGGCGCCGCCCGGTGGGCCGAGGCCCACGCCCCGCAGGGCGCGCACGAAGCAGCGTGGTTACGCCAGGGCCGCCTGCCTCAGTCACCCTGA
- the minE gene encoding cell division topological specificity factor MinE: MFSWMKRGRTKETLKDRLELVLAYDRAQIPPGKVDALRNDLLEVVKRYFPTGHSSVEIEQRGDMVVLMANIPLDESTPGARGK, from the coding sequence ATGTTCTCCTGGATGAAACGGGGCCGGACCAAGGAGACGCTGAAAGACCGCCTGGAGCTGGTGCTGGCCTATGACCGCGCCCAGATTCCCCCCGGCAAGGTGGACGCCCTGCGCAATGATCTGCTGGAGGTCGTCAAGCGGTACTTTCCCACGGGGCACAGCTCGGTGGAGATTGAGCAGCGTGGCGACATGGTCGTTCTGATGGCCAATATTCCTCTGGATGAAAGCACCCCGGGGGCGCGGGGCAAGTAA